In the Epinephelus lanceolatus isolate andai-2023 chromosome 6, ASM4190304v1, whole genome shotgun sequence genome, one interval contains:
- the LOC117253522 gene encoding uncharacterized protein LOC117253522, producing METKVWIGLCALLLMNLGSAEHDGDHTAASSASESDPEAPSAESVPGSNPDPILRTSAAPSLSDSDTSSNSTSSLSSNKTTEGESMAVTPEPTKAHGTNTSSPTEAVLPGNVSTDQLTPQPPVPPSEIHTTASPITPAPTSTTHTTHTATTDKQSPTPPTTPHAAVPLPEVTASNQPSHNETHSSTHVPTPEPPKLKSTTAAVIAQTSSTSSSSQEPPKSESTTLATQQTTSQSDEHPPTTSKADLKTTITQTTSPSAEARLHAKTPSQLNVGGDPTMVLDSPTLDPLLAGLVSAFIITAVIITLLLFLKLRRRDNRPEFRRLQDLPMDDMMEDTPLSMYSY from the exons atggAGACCAAAGTGTGGATTGGCCTTTGTGCGCTGCTGCTCATGAACTTGGGATCTGCTGAACATG ATGGTGACCACACTGCTGCCTCCTCTGCTTCAGAAAGTGATCCTGAGGCTCCATCTGCAGAGTCTGTGCCTGGTTCTAATCCGGACCCCATCCTTCGTACATCTGCTGCACCTTCACTGAGTGACTCCGACACAAGTTCAAACAGCACCAGCAGTTTGAGCAGTAACAAGActacagagggagagagcatGGCTGTGACGCCTGAACCAACCAAAGCTCATG GTACCAACACCAGCTCTCCCACAGAGGCTGTCCTTCCTGGAAATGTATCGACAGATCAGTTGACACCACAGCCTCCAGTTCCTCCTTCTGAGATTCACACCACTGCCTCTCCCATCACCCCTGCCCCCAccagcaccacacacacaactcacacTGCTACTACAGACAAACAGAGCCCCACACCACCCACAACACCACATgcggcagttccacttcctgaAGTTACAGCATCAAACCAGCCCAGTCACAACGAAACACACTCGTCCACTCATGTCCCGACACCTGAGCCACCAAAGCTCAAATCTacaactgctgctgtcatcGCTCAGACTAGCTCAACGTCCAGCTCCTCTCAAGAGCCCCCCAAATCTGAGTCCACGACACTCgcaacacaacaaaccacaTCACAGTCCGACGAACACCCTCCGACCACCAGCAAAGCCGACCTAAAGACCACCATCACCCAGACGACCAGCCCCTCCGCTGAGGCCAGACTCCACGCCAAAACCCCCTCCCAGCTCAACGTTGGGGGTGACC CAACGATGGTCCTTGACTCTCCCACATTAGACCCCCTCCTGGCTGGCCTGGTGTCAGCCTTCATCATCACTGCCGTCATCATTactctgctcctcttcctcaaaCTGCGCCGGAGAGACAACCGACCTGAGTTCCGCAGGCTGCAGGACCTTCCTATG